The sequence AGCTGGAGCGTCGCCACCCGCATATTTTTGGCGATGCCACCGCTGAAAACAGCGCCGACGTGCTGACCCGCTGGGAGCAGATCAAAAGCGCGGAACGGGCTGAAAAATCGCAACATTCGGCGCTGGACGACATCCCGCTAAGCCTGCCGGCGCTGATGCGTGCGCACAAGATCCAGAAACGCTGCTCAACGGTCGGGTTTGACTGGACCTCTTTAGGCCCGGTGCTCGACAAAGTGCACGAAGAGATCGACGAAGTGATGCACGAAGCGCAACAGGCGGTTGTGGACCAGGAGAAGGTCGAAGAGGAGATGGGCGATCTGCTGTTTGCGACGGTCAACCTTTCACGTCATTTAGGGGTAAAAGCCGAAGTGGCGCTGCAAAAAGCCAACCTCAAATTCGAACGCCGCTTCCGGGAAGTGGAGCGCATTATCGCGGCCCGCGGCCTGGAAATGACCGGTGTTGACCTCGAGGCGATGGAAGAAGTGTGGCAGGAAGTAAAACGCCAGGAATCTGATCTCTAACGGGTTTTTGCGATCAAGCGCAATTTGTGTGATTTTTTAAATGACAAGCGCTTGATTTGCGTCAAAAACATTTACCCAAAAGGGGCTATTTTCTCACTCCCAATATGAGTCAAAGCCTGAGACAGGAGACGGAGAATGAAAGTTTGTGGCGCTCGCCGTGTTCGGGTATACTACTTTCCCGTCCTGGTTATTCCATCGTTTCACCCTAACTTCTCAGGTTCAGCATGACAACGAACTATATTTTTGTGACCGGCGGGGTTGTATCCTCTCTGGGTAAAGGCATTGCCGCAGCCTCCCTCGCAGCCATTCTTGAAGCCCGTGGCCTCAATGTGACCATGATGAAGCTGGATCCGTACATCAACGTCGATCCAGGTACCATGAGCCCGATCCAACACGGGGAAGTGTTCGTTACTGAAGACGGCGCTGAAACCGATCTGGACCTGGGTCACTACGAGCGCTTCATTCGCACCAAAATGACCCGTCGTAACAACTTCACGACTGGCCGTATCTACTCCGACGTTCTGCGCAAAGAGCGCCGTGGCGACTATCTGGGCGCAACCGTACAGGTTATCCCGCACATCACCAACGCCATTAAAGAGCGCATCATTGCCGGTGGCGAAGGCCACGACGTGGTGCTGGTCGAAATCGGCGGTACCGTCGGTGATATCGAATCCCTGCCGTTCCTTGAAGCGATTCGCCAGCTGGCGGTGGATATCGGTCGTGAACACGCGCTGTTCATGCACCTGACCCTGGTGCCGTACATGGCTGCCGCAGGTGAAGTGAAAACCAAGCCGACCCAGCACTCGGTGAAAGAGCTGCTCTCCATCGGTATTCAGCCTGACATCCTGGTTTGCCGTTCAGATCGTGCCGTTCCGGCCAATGAACGCGCGAAAATTGCATTGTTCTGTAACGTGCCAGAAAAAGCCGTTATTTCAATGAAAGATGTCGATTCCATTTATAAAATCCCGGGCCTGTTGAAATCACAGGGCCTGGACGATTATATTTGTAAACGATTCAGCTTGAACTGTCCGGAAGCTAACCTGTCTGAATGGGAACAGGTTATTTATGAAGAAGCGAACCCGGCAGGCGAAGTGACTATCGGTATGGTCGGCAAGTACATTGAACTGCCGGACGCCTATAAGTCAGTGATCGAAGCGCTGAAACACGGTGGCCTGAAGAACCGCGTAACCGTCAACATCAAGCTGATTGATTCGCAGGATGTTGAAACCCGCGGTGTCGAAATTCTGAAAGATCTGGATGCTATTCTCATCCCTGGCGGCTTCGGCTACCGTGGCGTTGAAGGCAAGATCGCTACCGCACGCTATGCGCGTGAAAACAATATTCCTTACCTCGGCATTTGCCTGGGTATGCAGGTTGCGCTGATTGAATTTGCCCGCAACGTTGTGGGGATGGAAAACGCGAACTCTACGGAATTTGTGCCAGACTGTAAGTACCCTGTTGTGGCGCTTATTACCGAATGGCGCGACGAAGAAGGTAACGTCGAAGTCCGTACCGAGAAGAGCGATCTGGGTGGCACGATGCGTCTGGGTTCTCAGGCCTGTCAGCTTTCCGACGATAGTCTGGTACGCCAGATGTACGGTGCGCCGACAATCACTGAACGCCATCGTCACCGTTACGAAGTCAACAACCTGCTGTTGAAACAAATTGAAGCTGCGGGCCTGCGTATTGCGGGACGCTCCGGGGATGATCAGTTGGTCGAGATCATCGAAGTGCCGAACCACCCATGGTTCGTCGCCTGTCAGTTCCACCCGGAATTTACTTCTACGCCGCGTGATGGACACCCGCTGTTTGCTGGCTTTGTGAAAGCCGCCAATGAGTTCCAGAAGCGTCAGGCGAAGTAAGAAAAGTTAGAACGGCAGCGCGTACAAAGGTACGCGCTGTTTGTCTGGAGTTTTAGTTTAACTTGTACTGAGGAAAATCTAATGTCCAAAATCGTTAAAGTCATCGGTCGTGAAATCATCGACTCCCGTGGTAACCCGACTGTTGAAGCCGAAGTACACCTGGAAGGTGGTTTCGTCGGTATGGCAGCTGCGCCGTCAGGTGCATCTACTGGTTCCCGCGAAGCGCTGGAACTGCGCGATGGCGACAAATCCCGTTTCCTGGGCAAAGGCGTAACCAAAGCTGTTGGCGCGGTTAACGGCCCAATTGCACAGGCAATCCTTGGCAAAGACGCCAAAGACCAGGCTGGCATCGATAAAATCATGATCGATCTGGACGGTACTGAAAACAAATCTAACTTCGGTGCGAACGCAATCCTGGCGGTTTCCCTGGCAAACGCCAAAGCGGCAGCTGCTTCTAAAGGTCAGCCACTGTTCGAACACATCGCTGAACTGAACGGTACTCCAGGCAAATACTCTATGCCTGTTCCGATGATGAACATCATCAACGGCGGCGAGCACGCAGACAACAACGTTGATATTCAGGAATTCATGATTCAGCCAGTTGGCGCGAAAACCCTGAAAGAAGCGGTACGTATGGGTTCTGAAGTGTTCCACAACCTGGCTAAAGTTCTGAAAGCTAAAGGTATGAACACTGCAGTTGGTGACGAAGGTGGCTATGCGCCAAACCTGGGCTCCAACGCCGAAGCACTGGCTGTTATCGCTGAAGCGGTTAAAGCAGCTGGCTACGAGCTGGGCACCGACATCACCCTGGCGATGGACTGTGCAGCATCTGAATTCTACAAAGACGGTAAATACGTTCTGGCTGGCGAAGGCAACAAAGCCTTCACCTCCGAAGAGTTCACTCACTTCCTGGAAGACCTGACCAAACAGTACCCAATCGTCTCTATCGAAGACGGTCTGGACGAATCTGACTGGGATGGTTTCGCATACCAGACTAAAGTTCTGGGCGACAAAATCCAGCTGGTTGGTGACGATCTGTTCGTAACCAACACCAAGATCCTGAAAGAAGGTATCGAGAAAGGCATCGTTAACTCCATCCTGATCAAATTCAACCAGATCGGTTCTCTGACCGAAACTCTGGCTGCGATCAAAATGGCGAAAGACGCTGGCTACACTGCCGTTATCTCTCACCGTTCAGGCGAAACTGAAGACGCGACCATCGCTGACCTGGCTGTTGGTACCGCTGCTGGCCAGATCAAAACTGGTTCTATGAGCCGTTCTGACCGTGTTGCTAAATACAACCAGCTGATTCGTATCGAAGAAGCGCTGGGCGAAAAAGCACCATACAACGGCCGTAAAGAGATCAAAGGTCAGTAATTCTGAACCTTAATCTTTAGAAAAAACCCGCTTCGGCGGGTTTTTTTATGCCTGCGTTACAGCAGCAGGGGCAGGGTAGCGCTGGCGGTTTGCTGGCTGGCGTCACCGTAGCGGTCGTCAAGCGAGATGAGCGTTGTGGCAAGCAGCTCCACCAACAGCATCACTCCCACCTTGGCATTCAGCGCCCCGGCGCTGAGCGGGCCTTCGGGTTTTGCTGCAACCAGCTGCATATCGCTGATGGAAGCCAGCGGGCTGCGCGGCGTATTGCTGAGCGCCAGCACGCGCGCTCCGCGTTTACGCGCCAGTTTCACCACGTGCAACAGATCGCGGGTAGAGCCTGAACTCGAAATCGCCACCACCAGATCCTCTTTACCCAGCGTGGTTGCGCTCATCGAGGCGCGGTGCATGTCGCTTAACAGCTGCGCAGGTTTACCCAGACGCAACAGTTTATAGTGCAGATAGTCGCCCACGATGGCGCTTGCCGCCACGCCGTAGATAGAGACCGACCGCGCCTGGTGCAGCGCCTGGGCGGCCTGTAACAGCATCTCCCTGTCCAGCAGCCGGGCGGTATCCCGCAGCGCCAGAACGGACTCCTCCACGACCTCATCCACCCGATCGCCCTGCGCAACCGGCGTCTGGTCACGCTGAACGTCCAGCGCCAGCGCCATCTTAAACTCGGTATAGCCCTTGCAACCCAGCGTGCGGCACAGCCTGGTCACGCTGGCCTCGCTGGTTTCGCTCTCGCGCGCCAGTTCGGTAATGGTGTAGTAGAGCACTTTTGCCGGATCGCTTAAGACGAACTCGCCCAGTTTTTGTTGGGTCGGACTGTAGCCAGAGACGCCCTGTCGCAGCCTCAGCAGCAGATTTTCATTTTCTGACATGCAAAATCCTTAATGCGTTTTTCTGAAGCTAGTGTGGCGGAAAGCGGGTGCGGGACGCCAGACATTTTAAAAAAGTATGATCGCTCTCCAGGTTATTGGTGATAATTTTCACTTTACTGTATTTATATGGTAAAAATTTTCATCAAATAATCCGGGAGTGAAAATATGATGCAAATGTTCAGCGGCGCCTCGTCGGGTGCCTGGTTTGAAAAAGCCCAGCGCTTCGGCAAATCCTTTATGTTACCTATTGCCGTGCTGCCTGCCGCGGGTCTGCTGCTGGGCATTGGCGGTGCGCTGTCGAACCCCAACACGCTCGCGGCTTACCCTTTCCTGGATGTGGGCTGGCTCCAGGCGATATTCACCATCATGAGCAGTGCCGGTTCGATTGTTTTTGCCAATCTGTCGGTGCTCTTTGCCGTGGGGGTGGCCGTTGGGCTGGCGAAAACCGATAAGGGTACCGCAGGCCTGGCGGCACTGCTGGCGTTCCTGGTAATGAATGCCACCATCAATGCGCTGCTGATCCTGAACGGCACCCTGGCGCAGGAGAATCCCGGCGCGGTGGGGCAGGGGATGACGCTGGGCATTCAGACTCTGGAAACTGGCGTCTTTGGCGGGGTGGTGATCGGGCTGGTGACCTGTACGCTGCATCACCGGTTTAACAAGATTGCCCTGCCGCAATTTCTCGGTTTCTTTGGCGGGTCACGCTTTGTGCCTATTATCAGTTCGCTGGCGGCGATACTGGTGGGGGCCGTCATGACCGTCGTCTGGCCGCACTTTCAGAAGCTGATCTTCGGCCTCGGCGGTCTGGTCGATGCGACCGGTTATCTGGGCACCTTCCTGTACGGCTTTATCCTGCGTATGCTCGGCCCGTTTGGCCTGCACCACATTTTCTATCTGCCCTTCTGGACCACCGCGCTCGGCGGCAGCGAGATCGTTAACGGTCAGCTGGTTGAAGGTACGCAGCGCATCTTCTTTGCTCAGCTCGCCGACCCGAATACCCAGCAGTTCTATGCCGGCACCTCGCGCTTTATGTCCGGACGCTTTATCACCATGATGTTTGGCCTGCTTGGTGCCTGTCTGGCGATGTATCACACGGCAAAACCTGAAAATAAAAAGCGGGTGGCGGGGCTGCTCTTTTCGGCGGCGCTGACCTCTTTCCTGACCGGGATCACCGAGCCGATCGAGTTCTCCTTCCTGTTTATCGCCCCGGTGCTGTACGTCATCCACGCGCTGTTCGACGGGCTGGCCTTTATGCTCGCCCACATTCTGCACATCACCATAGGACAGACCTTCTCGGGCGGTTTTATCGATTTCGTGCTGTTCGGCATTCTGCAGGGCGAAGCCAAAACCCACTGGCTGTACGTGCCGCTGGTTGGGGTCCCGTGGTTCTTCCTTTACTACTTCACCTTCCGCTTCCTGATTAACCGTTTCGATTTTGCGACCCCGGGCCGGGAGAAAGAGGCCGTGGCGGAAACCGCACTTCCTCAAAGCGAACGGGCGCAGGCGATTATTGAAGGTCTGGGCGGCAGAGAAAACCTGGTCGAAGTGGACTGCTGCGCCACACGGTTACGCGTGACGGTGAAAGAGGGCGGAAAAGTGAACGAAGCCATGCTGAAAGCGACCGGTGCGCGCGGGGTGATCCTGCGGGGCAATGGCGTACAGGTTATCTATGGTCCGCACGTCACTATTATCAAAAATGAAGTTGAAGAGATCTTATCGTAATGAAAAATGTACTGGAAATTCTGAAAGGTAAACTGATCGTCTCGTGCCAGGCGCTGGATAACGAGCCTCTGCACAGCCCGTTTATTATGGCGCGCATGGCGCTGGCAGCCGCACAGGGCGGGGCGGTGGCCATCCGCGCCAACAGCGTCGTGGACATCGCGGCCATCAGGGAACAGGTTTCGCTGCCGGTGATCGGCATCATCAAGCGCGACTATCCCGACAGCGAGGTATTTATTACCGCCACACTGCGGGAGGTGGATGAGCTGATGGCAGTCAAACCGGACATTATCGCCCTTGATGCCACCGCGCGTCCGCGTCCCGGCGGCCAGACGCTCGCCGGACTGATGGCAGCGATCCGGGCGCAATACCCGTCCCAGCTGCTGATGGCGGATATCGCCACGGTGGAGGAGGCGAAAACCGCCCAGGCGCTGGGTTTTGACTGCGTCGGCACCACGCTTTACGGCTACACCGCCGATACCGCAGGCCATAAGCTGAAAGAGCGGGAGTGTGAATTTCTGCGCGAGGTTGTCGCAGCCGTCACTATTCCGGTGGTGGCCGAGGGCAATGTCGAAACGCCGGAACTGGCTGCCCGCTGCCTTGAGTCAGGCGCGTATACGGTGGTGGTTGGCGGTGCGATCACCCGTCCGCAGCAGATTACCGCGCGATTTGTTGGCGCAATGGAGGCACAGAGCACCGATCGGGCATGATCCTGAGCCGGGGATCTGCGATACTTAACGTTTATCCCCTTCTTTGAGATGACTATGCAGTACCCGATTAACGAGATGTTCCAGACCCTGCAAGGCGAGGGTTACTTCACCGGCGTTCCCGCTATCTTTATCCGTTTGCAGGGATGCCCGGTTGGCTGTGCCTGGTGCGACACCAAACATACCTGGGATAAGCTTGCGGATCGGGAAGTGTCGCTGTTTAGCATCCTGGCGAAAACCAAAGAGAGCGACAAATGGGGCGCGGCAAACCCGGAAGATCTGCTGGCGATTATTGGCCGTCAGGGCTGGACCGCGCGCCACGTGGTGATCACCGGCGGCGAGCCCTGCATCCATGACCTGATCCCGCTGACCTCGCTGCTCGAAAAAAACGGCTACAGCTGCCAGATTGAGACCAGCGGCACCCACGAAGTGCGCTGCTCTCACACCACCTGGGTCACCGTGTCGCCAAAAGTGAACATGCGCGGCGGTTACGATGTGTTATCCCAGGCGCTGGAGCGGGCGGATGAGATCAAACACCCGGTCGGACGCGTACGCGATATCGAAGCGCTGGATGAGCTGCTCGTGACGCTGACCGACGACAAACAGCGGGTAATTGCCCTGCAGCCGATCAGTCAGAAAGAGGACGCTACCCGTCTGTGCATCGAAACCTGCATTGCGCGTAACTGGCGTCTGTCGATGCAGACGCACAAGTACCTGAATATTGCCTAAAAAAAGCCCGGTGGCGCTAGCGCTTACCGGGCCTGGGGTTCGAGGCTTTTGTTGGCCGGGTAAGGCGAAGCCGCCACCCGGCAAGCATCACTCTCCGCGATAGATACAGCCTGCGGTGCAGGTCTCTTTGATCATCACCGCGCTCAGCAGTGGCACCAGCGGTTTCATCTCATTCCAGATCCATTTGGCCAGCACTTCGCTGGTCGGGTTTTCCAGTCCAGGAATATCATTCAGATAGTAGTGATCGAGGCGGTTATAGGTCGGTTTAAACGCCGCTTTCAGTTCGGAGAAGTCCATAATCCAGCCCGTATGCGGATCGACCTCACCCGTAATTTCAAGGCGCACCATAAAGGAGTGCCCGTGCAGGCGACCACATTTATGGCCTTCCGGGACGTGAGGGAGATGGTGGGCGGCTTCGAAGATGAAATCTTTAAACAGTGTGGTGGACATCATGAACTCTCAAAAATGCGGAAAAAACCGCCGCATAATACCGGAAAGCACCTTTTTTATCATTACCTAAAACAGCCATTCCTCCCCGTCACGCTGTAAGTGGTTACTCACCTCGTTTTTATTATTATATTTCAAAAGGTTAATTAATCGTTTTTATCGTTAAGAACGATAGTAAAAACAGGTTAGTCCATTTGGTTATTTATTATTTCCATCCCGTCTTTAATTGTTATGATCCGCGCCGTTAACCTTACACTCTGTTCTGTCTTTCAGATAAAAATTCAGCTTTGCTACTGGAACATAACGACGCATGACAACACAGGCCCCACCTTCAAATTTGCTTCCCCTGAACCCGGAGCAACTGGCACGCCTGCAGGCAGCCACCACTGATTTTTCGCCTACCCAGCTTGCCTGGGTCTCCGGTTATTTCTGGGGAATGCTCAATCAACAGCCGGGTGCTGTAGTGAGTGCACCGGCTGCGGCCGTTGAGATCCCGGCAATTACGCTTATCTCCGCTTCGCAGACCGGCAACGCCCGTCGCGTGGCGGAAGCGCTGCGGGACGATCTGCTGGCGGCCAAACTGAACGTGAACCTGGTGAACGCCGGGGATTATAAATTTAAGCAAATCGCGTCAGAGAAGCTGGTTGTCGTGGTGACCTCGACCCAGGGCGAAGGTGAGCCGCCTGAAGAAGCGGTGGCGCTGCATAAGTTTCTGTTCTCGAAGAAAGCGCCAAAACTGACGGGCACCGCCTTTGCGGTCTTCGGCCTCGGCGACTCTTCCTACGAATTCTTCTGCCAGTCCGGCAAAGATTTTGACAGCAAGCTGGCTGAACTGGGCGGCGAGCGCCTGCTGGATCGCGTGGATACTGACGTCGAATACCAGGCCGCGGCGGCCGAATGGCGCGCGCGCATTGTCGATGTGCTGAAAGCCCGCGTGCCGAAAGAGACCCCCGCGCAGGCGGCGGTGACCGCGGCTGGCGTGGTCAACGACATCCACACCAGTCCATACACCAAAGAAGCCCCGCTGACGGCGAGCCTCTCGGTGAATCAGAAAATCACCGGTCGTGATTCTGAAAAAGACGTCCGCCATATCGAAATCGATTTAGGCGACTCCGGCCTGCGCTACCAGCCAGGTGATGCTCTTGGGGTCTGGTATCAGAACGATCCGGCGCTGGTGAAAGAGCTGGTTGAGCTGCTGTGGCTGAAGGGCGATGAGCCGGTCAGCGTAGACGGCAAAACGTTGCCCCTCGCTGAAGCGCTGGAGTGGCATTTCGAGCTGACCGTCAACACCGCGAACATCGTGGAAAACTACGCCACCCTGACCCGCAGCGAATCCCTGCTGCCGCTGGTGGGTGACAAAGCCAAACTGCAGCAGTATGCCGCCACCACGCCAATCGTGGATATGGTGCGTTTTGCCCCGGCACAGCTGGATGCCGACGCGTTAATTGGCCTGCTGCGTCCGCTGACGCCGCGCCTCTACTCTATCGCCTCCGCCCAGGCCGAGGTGGAAACTGAAGTCCACGTTACCGTGGGCGTGGTGCGCTACGACATCGAAGGTCGCGCCCGTGCCGGTGGTGCCTCGAGCTTCCTGGCGGATCGCGTGGAAGAAGAGGGTGAGGTGCGGGTCTTTATCGAGCACAACGACAACTTCCGTCTGCCGGCTAACCCGGAAACGCCAGTGATCATGATTGGCCCGGGCACCGGTATTGCACCCTTCCGCGCCTTTATGCAGCAGCGCGCCGCCGACGAGGCGCCGGGTAAAAACTGGCTGTTCTTCGGCAACCCGCACTTCACCGAAGATTTCCTCTACCAGGTGGAGTGGCAACGCTACGTGAAAGAAGGGGTGCTGAGCCGCATCGATCTGGCCTGGTCCCGGGATCAAAAACAAAAAATATACGTACAAGACAAACTGCGCGAACAGGGCGCAGAGCTGTGGCGCTGGATCAATGACGGTGCCCACATTTATGTCTGCGGCGACGCCAATCGCATGGCGAAAGACGTTGAGCAGGCACTGCTGGAAGTGATTGCTGAATTCGGTGGCATGGATACTGAATCGGCGGATGAATTTTTAAGTGAGCTGCGCGTCGAGCGCCGTTATCAGCGAGATGTCTACTAATGAGCGAAAAACATCCTGGCCCTCTGGTGGTCGAAGGCAAACTGACTGATGCCGAGCGCATGAAGGTTGAGAGCAACTACCTGCGCGGCACCATTGCCGAAGATTTAAATGACGGTCTCACCGGCGGTTTCAAAGGCGACAACTTCCTGCTGATCCGCTTCCACGGCATGTACCAGCAGGACGATCGCGATATCCGCGCCGAGCGTGCTGAACAGAAGCTGGAGCCGCGTCACGCGATGCTGCTGCGCTGCCGTCTGCCGGGTGGCATCATCACCACCAAACAGTGGCAGGCGATCGACAAGTTTGCGGGTGAAAACACGATTTACGGCAGCATCCGTCTGACCAACCGTCAGACCTTCCAGTTCCACGGCATTCTGAAGAAGAACGTGAAGCCGGTGCACCAGATGCTGCACTCCGTCGGGCTGGACGCGCTGGCGACCGCCAACGACATGAACCGTAACGTGCTCTGCACCTCGAACCCGTACGAGTCCGAGCTGCACGCCGAAGCCTACGAGTGGGCGAAGAAGATCTCCGAGCACCTGCTGCCGCGCACCCGCGCTTATGCAGAGATCTGGCTCGATCAGGAAAAAGTCGCCACCACGGACGAAGAACCGATCCTTGGCCAGACCTACCTGCCGCGTAAGTTTAAAACTACGGTGGTGATCCCGCCGCAGAACGATATCGATCTGCACGCCAACGACATGAACTTCGTGGCGATTGCCGAGAACGGCAAGCTGGTGGGCTTTAACCTGCTGGTGGGCGGCGGTCTCTCTATCGAACACGGCAACAAGAACACCTATGCCCGCACCGCGAGCGAGTTCGGCTATCTGCCGCTGGAGCACACCCTGGCGGTGGCGGAAGCGGTAGTGACCACCCAGCGCGACTGGGGT comes from Leclercia sp. AS011 and encodes:
- the mazG gene encoding nucleoside triphosphate pyrophosphohydrolase — translated: MTQIDRLLGIMQRLRDPETGCPWDKEQTFATIAPYTLEETYEVLDAISREDFDDLRGELGDLLFQVVFYAQMAHEEGRFNFNDICAAISDKLERRHPHIFGDATAENSADVLTRWEQIKSAERAEKSQHSALDDIPLSLPALMRAHKIQKRCSTVGFDWTSLGPVLDKVHEEIDEVMHEAQQAVVDQEKVEEEMGDLLFATVNLSRHLGVKAEVALQKANLKFERRFREVERIIAARGLEMTGVDLEAMEEVWQEVKRQESDL
- the pyrG gene encoding glutamine hydrolyzing CTP synthase, producing MTTNYIFVTGGVVSSLGKGIAAASLAAILEARGLNVTMMKLDPYINVDPGTMSPIQHGEVFVTEDGAETDLDLGHYERFIRTKMTRRNNFTTGRIYSDVLRKERRGDYLGATVQVIPHITNAIKERIIAGGEGHDVVLVEIGGTVGDIESLPFLEAIRQLAVDIGREHALFMHLTLVPYMAAAGEVKTKPTQHSVKELLSIGIQPDILVCRSDRAVPANERAKIALFCNVPEKAVISMKDVDSIYKIPGLLKSQGLDDYICKRFSLNCPEANLSEWEQVIYEEANPAGEVTIGMVGKYIELPDAYKSVIEALKHGGLKNRVTVNIKLIDSQDVETRGVEILKDLDAILIPGGFGYRGVEGKIATARYARENNIPYLGICLGMQVALIEFARNVVGMENANSTEFVPDCKYPVVALITEWRDEEGNVEVRTEKSDLGGTMRLGSQACQLSDDSLVRQMYGAPTITERHRHRYEVNNLLLKQIEAAGLRIAGRSGDDQLVEIIEVPNHPWFVACQFHPEFTSTPRDGHPLFAGFVKAANEFQKRQAK
- the eno gene encoding phosphopyruvate hydratase, which codes for MSKIVKVIGREIIDSRGNPTVEAEVHLEGGFVGMAAAPSGASTGSREALELRDGDKSRFLGKGVTKAVGAVNGPIAQAILGKDAKDQAGIDKIMIDLDGTENKSNFGANAILAVSLANAKAAAASKGQPLFEHIAELNGTPGKYSMPVPMMNIINGGEHADNNVDIQEFMIQPVGAKTLKEAVRMGSEVFHNLAKVLKAKGMNTAVGDEGGYAPNLGSNAEALAVIAEAVKAAGYELGTDITLAMDCAASEFYKDGKYVLAGEGNKAFTSEEFTHFLEDLTKQYPIVSIEDGLDESDWDGFAYQTKVLGDKIQLVGDDLFVTNTKILKEGIEKGIVNSILIKFNQIGSLTETLAAIKMAKDAGYTAVISHRSGETEDATIADLAVGTAAGQIKTGSMSRSDRVAKYNQLIRIEEALGEKAPYNGRKEIKGQ
- a CDS encoding MurR/RpiR family transcriptional regulator, with protein sequence MSENENLLLRLRQGVSGYSPTQQKLGEFVLSDPAKVLYYTITELARESETSEASVTRLCRTLGCKGYTEFKMALALDVQRDQTPVAQGDRVDEVVEESVLALRDTARLLDREMLLQAAQALHQARSVSIYGVAASAIVGDYLHYKLLRLGKPAQLLSDMHRASMSATTLGKEDLVVAISSSGSTRDLLHVVKLARKRGARVLALSNTPRSPLASISDMQLVAAKPEGPLSAGALNAKVGVMLLVELLATTLISLDDRYGDASQQTASATLPLLL
- a CDS encoding PTS transporter subunit EIIC, which produces MMQMFSGASSGAWFEKAQRFGKSFMLPIAVLPAAGLLLGIGGALSNPNTLAAYPFLDVGWLQAIFTIMSSAGSIVFANLSVLFAVGVAVGLAKTDKGTAGLAALLAFLVMNATINALLILNGTLAQENPGAVGQGMTLGIQTLETGVFGGVVIGLVTCTLHHRFNKIALPQFLGFFGGSRFVPIISSLAAILVGAVMTVVWPHFQKLIFGLGGLVDATGYLGTFLYGFILRMLGPFGLHHIFYLPFWTTALGGSEIVNGQLVEGTQRIFFAQLADPNTQQFYAGTSRFMSGRFITMMFGLLGACLAMYHTAKPENKKRVAGLLFSAALTSFLTGITEPIEFSFLFIAPVLYVIHALFDGLAFMLAHILHITIGQTFSGGFIDFVLFGILQGEAKTHWLYVPLVGVPWFFLYYFTFRFLINRFDFATPGREKEAVAETALPQSERAQAIIEGLGGRENLVEVDCCATRLRVTVKEGGKVNEAMLKATGARGVILRGNGVQVIYGPHVTIIKNEVEEILS
- a CDS encoding N-acetylmannosamine-6-phosphate 2-epimerase, with amino-acid sequence MKNVLEILKGKLIVSCQALDNEPLHSPFIMARMALAAAQGGAVAIRANSVVDIAAIREQVSLPVIGIIKRDYPDSEVFITATLREVDELMAVKPDIIALDATARPRPGGQTLAGLMAAIRAQYPSQLLMADIATVEEAKTAQALGFDCVGTTLYGYTADTAGHKLKERECEFLREVVAAVTIPVVAEGNVETPELAARCLESGAYTVVVGGAITRPQQITARFVGAMEAQSTDRA
- the queE gene encoding 7-carboxy-7-deazaguanine synthase QueE; translation: MQYPINEMFQTLQGEGYFTGVPAIFIRLQGCPVGCAWCDTKHTWDKLADREVSLFSILAKTKESDKWGAANPEDLLAIIGRQGWTARHVVITGGEPCIHDLIPLTSLLEKNGYSCQIETSGTHEVRCSHTTWVTVSPKVNMRGGYDVLSQALERADEIKHPVGRVRDIEALDELLVTLTDDKQRVIALQPISQKEDATRLCIETCIARNWRLSMQTHKYLNIA
- the queD gene encoding 6-carboxytetrahydropterin synthase QueD, with protein sequence MMSTTLFKDFIFEAAHHLPHVPEGHKCGRLHGHSFMVRLEITGEVDPHTGWIMDFSELKAAFKPTYNRLDHYYLNDIPGLENPTSEVLAKWIWNEMKPLVPLLSAVMIKETCTAGCIYRGE
- the cysJ gene encoding NADPH-dependent assimilatory sulfite reductase flavoprotein subunit; this encodes MTTQAPPSNLLPLNPEQLARLQAATTDFSPTQLAWVSGYFWGMLNQQPGAVVSAPAAAVEIPAITLISASQTGNARRVAEALRDDLLAAKLNVNLVNAGDYKFKQIASEKLVVVVTSTQGEGEPPEEAVALHKFLFSKKAPKLTGTAFAVFGLGDSSYEFFCQSGKDFDSKLAELGGERLLDRVDTDVEYQAAAAEWRARIVDVLKARVPKETPAQAAVTAAGVVNDIHTSPYTKEAPLTASLSVNQKITGRDSEKDVRHIEIDLGDSGLRYQPGDALGVWYQNDPALVKELVELLWLKGDEPVSVDGKTLPLAEALEWHFELTVNTANIVENYATLTRSESLLPLVGDKAKLQQYAATTPIVDMVRFAPAQLDADALIGLLRPLTPRLYSIASAQAEVETEVHVTVGVVRYDIEGRARAGGASSFLADRVEEEGEVRVFIEHNDNFRLPANPETPVIMIGPGTGIAPFRAFMQQRAADEAPGKNWLFFGNPHFTEDFLYQVEWQRYVKEGVLSRIDLAWSRDQKQKIYVQDKLREQGAELWRWINDGAHIYVCGDANRMAKDVEQALLEVIAEFGGMDTESADEFLSELRVERRYQRDVY
- the cysI gene encoding assimilatory sulfite reductase (NADPH) hemoprotein subunit translates to MSEKHPGPLVVEGKLTDAERMKVESNYLRGTIAEDLNDGLTGGFKGDNFLLIRFHGMYQQDDRDIRAERAEQKLEPRHAMLLRCRLPGGIITTKQWQAIDKFAGENTIYGSIRLTNRQTFQFHGILKKNVKPVHQMLHSVGLDALATANDMNRNVLCTSNPYESELHAEAYEWAKKISEHLLPRTRAYAEIWLDQEKVATTDEEPILGQTYLPRKFKTTVVIPPQNDIDLHANDMNFVAIAENGKLVGFNLLVGGGLSIEHGNKNTYARTASEFGYLPLEHTLAVAEAVVTTQRDWGNRTDRKNAKTKYTLERVGVETFKAEVERRAGIKFEPIRPYEFTGRGDRIGWVKGIDNKWHLTLFIENGRILDYPGRPLKTGLLEIAKIHKGEFRITANQNLIIAGVPESQKAKIEKLARDHALMEAVKPQRENSMACVSFPTCPLAMAEAERFLPSFTDKVEAILEKHGIPDEHIVMRVTGCPNGCGRAMLAELGLVGKAPGRYNVHLGGNRSGTRIPRMYRENITEPEILDSLDLLVGRWAKEREAGEGFGDFTVRAGIIRPVLDPARDFWE